In Providencia zhijiangensis, a single window of DNA contains:
- a CDS encoding heavy metal response regulator transcription factor, protein MRILLIEDHLKTQGWVKNGLEEAGFLVDVANDGRDGLYFALENNYQLVILDIMLPGMSGWDILKILRTAKSIPVICLTARDAVDDRIKGLELGANDYLVKPFSFSELLARVKNQLKVNQPTSTTMTIADLKIDLTRHDVERGGKKIILTRQEFSLLLFFVLHSDEILPRTLIASEVWGIDFDSDTNIIDVAIRRLRKKIDDEFEVKLIETIRGMGYRLNRPIE, encoded by the coding sequence ATGAGAATACTATTAATTGAAGATCACCTTAAAACCCAAGGCTGGGTTAAAAATGGCTTAGAAGAAGCGGGTTTTCTAGTGGATGTGGCGAATGATGGTCGTGATGGTCTCTACTTTGCTTTAGAAAACAATTATCAATTGGTAATTCTCGATATCATGCTGCCGGGTATGAGTGGCTGGGATATTTTAAAAATCTTACGCACCGCCAAAAGCATTCCCGTTATTTGCCTCACCGCACGGGATGCCGTAGATGATCGTATTAAAGGCTTAGAGCTCGGTGCCAATGACTACCTTGTGAAACCATTTTCGTTTTCTGAATTATTAGCACGCGTTAAAAACCAACTCAAAGTGAATCAGCCAACCTCGACAACGATGACAATTGCGGATTTAAAGATAGATCTGACCCGTCATGATGTTGAGCGCGGAGGAAAGAAAATCATCTTAACCCGCCAAGAATTTTCTCTGTTGCTGTTTTTCGTGCTGCATAGCGATGAAATTTTACCTAGAACCTTAATTGCCAGCGAAGTTTGGGGTATCGATTTTGACAGTGATACCAATATCATCGATGTCGCCATCCGTCGATTGAGAAAGAAAATTGATGATGAGTTTGAAGTTAAGCTTATCGAAACCATTCGAGGGATGGGATACCGCTTAAATAGGCCAATAGAATGA
- a CDS encoding cytosine deaminase gives MLNQQIQHIHNVRLPEREGLWRIDIENQQIKAIVPQPAGEVLPNSLDGEGGLAIPPFVEPHIHLDTTQTAGQPNWNQSGTLFEGIERWAERKAMLTHDDVKQRAWQTLKWQIANGIQHVRTHVDVSDATLTALKAMLEVKKEVAPWVDMQIVAFPQEGIMSYPNGEELLEEALRLGADVVGAIPHFEFTREYGVESLHKTFALAQKYDRLIDVHCDEIDDEQSRFVETVAALAHRENMGARVTASHTTAMHSYNGAYASRLFRLLKMSGINFVANPLVNIHLQGRFDTYPKRRGITRVKEMLAANINVCFGHDDVFDPWYPLGTANMLQVLHMGLHVCQLMGYGQINDGLKLITEHSAKTLNLQNYGINEGKRASLLILPAENGFDAVRRQVPVRYSIRDGRVIATTQPTVTQIQLDDVETIRYGYQPHSEN, from the coding sequence GTGCTTAATCAACAAATTCAACATATCCACAATGTCCGTTTGCCTGAGCGTGAAGGCCTGTGGCGAATCGATATTGAAAATCAACAAATTAAAGCTATCGTTCCGCAGCCCGCAGGTGAAGTACTCCCTAACAGCCTTGATGGTGAAGGTGGCTTAGCCATTCCACCGTTTGTTGAACCACATATCCATTTGGATACAACCCAAACCGCTGGGCAGCCAAATTGGAACCAGTCTGGCACCCTGTTTGAAGGGATTGAACGCTGGGCCGAACGCAAAGCAATGCTAACCCATGACGATGTGAAACAGCGCGCATGGCAAACTCTAAAATGGCAGATTGCTAACGGTATCCAACATGTTCGTACCCACGTTGACGTTTCCGATGCCACTTTAACGGCATTAAAAGCGATGCTGGAAGTGAAAAAAGAAGTGGCGCCTTGGGTGGATATGCAGATCGTTGCTTTTCCACAAGAGGGGATCATGTCCTATCCAAACGGCGAAGAGCTATTAGAAGAAGCGCTACGTTTAGGGGCGGATGTGGTCGGGGCCATCCCGCACTTTGAATTTACCCGTGAATATGGTGTGGAATCACTGCACAAAACTTTTGCATTGGCACAAAAATATGACCGTTTAATCGATGTTCACTGTGATGAAATTGATGATGAACAGTCACGCTTTGTCGAAACCGTTGCCGCCCTTGCTCACCGTGAAAATATGGGCGCACGCGTTACCGCCAGCCATACCACGGCAATGCATTCTTACAACGGCGCTTATGCTTCACGTTTATTCCGTCTGCTGAAAATGTCAGGGATTAACTTCGTCGCCAACCCGTTAGTGAACATTCACTTACAAGGCCGTTTCGATACCTATCCAAAGCGCCGTGGGATCACCCGCGTGAAGGAAATGCTCGCAGCAAACATCAATGTCTGCTTCGGTCACGACGATGTGTTCGACCCGTGGTATCCACTGGGCACCGCCAATATGCTGCAAGTGCTGCATATGGGTCTGCATGTTTGCCAACTGATGGGCTATGGCCAAATTAATGATGGCCTTAAGCTTATCACTGAGCACAGCGCGAAAACGTTGAATTTGCAAAACTACGGTATCAATGAAGGGAAACGCGCAAGCCTGCTGATCCTGCCTGCTGAAAACGGTTTTGATGCAGTACGCCGCCAAGTGCCAGTACGCTATTCCATCCGTGATGGTCGCGTGATTGCCACTACGCAACCAACTGTGACTCAAATTCAACTCGACGATGTCGAGACGATTCGTTACGGTTATCAGCCACATAGCGAGAACTAA
- the codB gene encoding cytosine permease: MSGDKNYSHEPVPISARKGGLALTFVMLGLTFFSASMWTGGALGTGLSFNDFFLAVLIGNLILGVYTAFLGFIGSKTGLTTHLLARYSFGIRGSWLPSFLLGGTQVGWFGVGVAMFAIPVGKATGWDINLLIGISGILMTVTVFFGISALTVLSIVAVPAIAILGSYSVYLAVTDAGGLSALQMVKPEQPIDFNLALAMVVGSFVSAGTLTADFVRFGRKPKIAVLVAIVAFFLGNSLMFIFGAAGAASLGMADISDVMIAQGLLLPAIIVLGLNIWTTNDNALYASGLGFANITGLSSKTLSIINGLVGTLCALWLYNNFVSWLTFLSAAIPPIGGIIIADYLMYRHRYATFDMSKMRDVNISALIAVAAGVAAGHWLPGIVPVNAVLGGAICYAILNPLLNRVRATNSEMTRA; the protein is encoded by the coding sequence GTGTCCGGTGATAAAAATTATAGTCATGAGCCAGTACCCATATCCGCAAGAAAAGGCGGACTCGCATTAACCTTTGTAATGCTGGGTTTAACGTTCTTTTCTGCCAGCATGTGGACCGGAGGCGCTCTCGGTACCGGTCTTAGTTTCAACGATTTCTTCCTCGCAGTTCTCATTGGTAATCTTATTCTTGGTGTCTACACCGCCTTCCTTGGTTTTATCGGTTCTAAAACAGGCTTAACAACCCACCTTCTTGCTCGTTATTCTTTCGGTATTCGCGGCTCTTGGCTCCCTTCTTTCTTACTTGGCGGTACACAGGTCGGCTGGTTCGGTGTCGGCGTTGCCATGTTCGCCATTCCCGTCGGTAAAGCGACAGGCTGGGATATCAACTTACTGATTGGTATCTCCGGTATATTGATGACCGTTACTGTGTTCTTCGGTATCTCCGCGTTAACCGTGCTATCTATTGTTGCTGTTCCTGCCATCGCCATCTTAGGAAGCTACTCCGTGTATCTTGCTGTCACTGATGCCGGTGGTTTAAGCGCATTGCAAATGGTAAAACCAGAACAACCAATCGATTTCAACCTCGCACTGGCGATGGTCGTCGGCTCGTTTGTCAGTGCGGGAACGTTAACCGCTGACTTTGTACGCTTCGGGCGTAAGCCGAAAATCGCGGTACTGGTGGCGATTGTGGCGTTCTTCTTGGGCAACTCACTGATGTTTATCTTCGGTGCGGCGGGCGCAGCTTCCTTAGGTATGGCGGATATCTCCGACGTAATGATCGCGCAAGGGTTACTCTTACCCGCAATTATCGTGCTTGGTTTGAACATTTGGACAACCAACGACAACGCGCTGTACGCTTCCGGCTTAGGGTTCGCCAACATTACGGGCTTATCCAGCAAGACGTTATCCATTATCAACGGCTTAGTGGGCACACTCTGCGCACTGTGGCTGTACAACAACTTTGTTAGCTGGCTGACCTTCTTATCCGCAGCCATTCCACCGATTGGTGGCATTATCATCGCGGATTACTTAATGTATCGTCATCGCTATGCCACTTTTGACATGAGCAAAATGCGCGATGTGAATATCAGTGCGTTGATAGCCGTGGCTGCGGGTGTTGCCGCAGGACATTGGCTACCGGGAATTGTCCCAGTTAACGCAGTGCTTGGCGGCGCTATCTGCTACGCCATCCTGAATCCACTATTGAATCGCGTACGCGCCACTAATTCGGAGATGACCCGTGCTTAA